A single uncultured Methanolobus sp. DNA region contains:
- a CDS encoding metalloregulator ArsR/SmtB family transcription factor: MDNSDHICADPGCLDDRVRHLPSEDSIYSMCRIFNALQCTTRLKILFLLLQGDLCVKAIEDALGITQSAISHSLKNLRQLDLVRVRKEGRFAVYYLADEHVELLMSMCREHVEEGKQ, from the coding sequence ATGGATAATTCAGACCATATTTGTGCAGATCCAGGTTGTCTTGATGATAGAGTAAGGCATCTTCCCTCGGAAGATTCTATCTATTCAATGTGCAGGATATTCAATGCACTTCAGTGCACAACCCGCCTGAAGATACTGTTTCTGCTGTTGCAGGGTGACCTTTGCGTAAAAGCCATTGAGGATGCTCTTGGAATAACTCAGTCTGCAATATCCCATAGCCTGAAAAACCTGAGGCAACTCGATCTTGTAAGGGTCAGGAAAGAAGGCCGGTTTGCTGTTTATTATCTTGCGGATGAACATGTTGAATTACTGATGTCAATGTGCAGGGAACATGTAGAGGAGGGCAAACAATGA
- a CDS encoding SO_0444 family Cu/Zn efflux transporter, producing MTFINAIPGIIVGILAESWSLFEEAAPYLFLGFVVAGLLHALVPDEKILKYLGKSAGKFRSALNASLIGIPLPLCSCGVVPTALSLKNRGATKGATLSFLISTPETGVDSIAITYALLDPIMTVFRPIASMTTALFTGIAENIIGEKRDSKKSFFSSESGSIALMQAPACSDSSCSCHSGTVTDENASVLTRIKNALRYSFVELLGDISGWLMVGILIAGMISYAIPDEVVGDYLGGGIFSMVLMLVIGIPLYICATASTPLAAALVSKGMSPGTAFVFLLAGPATNAATITMVTRFLGKRSATLYLTMIAVCSLAFGLLLDAIYFRLGIEASSIAGNAGEVLDPWVKTAFAILLTPFIIHGIYKQRKMKKGKTSFSAVM from the coding sequence ATGACATTTATCAATGCAATTCCAGGCATAATAGTGGGAATCCTGGCAGAGTCATGGAGTTTGTTTGAAGAGGCTGCACCATATCTCTTTCTTGGATTTGTAGTTGCAGGACTATTGCATGCACTTGTTCCCGACGAGAAGATCCTCAAATACCTGGGCAAGTCCGCAGGCAAGTTCAGGTCTGCATTGAATGCTTCTCTTATTGGTATTCCATTGCCGCTTTGTTCCTGTGGTGTAGTTCCTACTGCACTTTCTCTTAAGAACAGAGGCGCAACAAAAGGTGCAACTCTTTCCTTCCTGATATCAACTCCTGAAACAGGTGTGGATTCGATTGCTATCACATACGCTCTGCTGGACCCTATAATGACGGTTTTTCGTCCAATTGCCAGTATGACAACAGCATTGTTCACAGGAATCGCGGAAAATATCATTGGTGAGAAGAGAGATTCAAAGAAATCTTTTTTCTCATCTGAAAGCGGTTCGATTGCTCTTATGCAGGCTCCTGCGTGCAGCGATTCGTCATGCTCATGTCATTCTGGCACAGTTACAGATGAGAATGCTTCAGTATTGACAAGAATAAAAAACGCTCTTCGATATTCCTTTGTAGAACTTCTTGGCGATATATCAGGATGGCTTATGGTAGGTATCCTGATAGCTGGAATGATCTCTTATGCAATACCGGATGAAGTTGTAGGTGATTATCTGGGAGGAGGCATTTTCTCCATGGTCCTTATGTTGGTAATAGGAATTCCACTTTACATTTGTGCAACAGCTTCAACACCTCTTGCCGCTGCTTTGGTGTCAAAAGGCATGAGTCCGGGCACAGCATTTGTATTCCTGCTGGCTGGTCCGGCAACAAATGCAGCCACCATAACAATGGTGACAAGATTCCTGGGAAAAAGAAGTGCTACATTGTATCTTACAATGATTGCCGTATGTTCACTGGCTTTTGGATTGCTGCTTGATGCTATCTATTTCAGGCTTGGCATTGAAGCTTCATCCATTGCAGGAAATGCAGGGGAAGTTCTGGATCCATGGGTAAAGACAGCATTTGCAATACTGCTGACCCCTTTCATAATCCACGGTATATATAAACAAAGAAAAATGAAGAAAGGTAAAACTTCATTTTCTGCGGTGATGTAG
- a CDS encoding energy-coupling factor transporter transmembrane protein EcfT codes for MNDLFLSYVPGKSFFHRLDPRTKILGLMAVSFCILKVSSFEIMALIAIIFATLVIACHLPPVHFARSVRPMIPFFSFIFLMQFLFTEGTPVFEFGLLTGTYEGLLLGSMLALRFIFLILFAALITATTSPAGITAGVERLLRPLPLRYAGISSYDLAMMMSLSLYFVPMLFDSFRDLRDAQYSRGLDVRKEPVKAIMSLTVPLVRMSLRSVDEVALAMEGRCYTGEGRGSLHVMKFTFIDYVLLLFYFVLLFFICI; via the coding sequence ATGAATGACCTTTTCCTTTCTTACGTGCCTGGAAAATCTTTCTTTCACAGGCTTGACCCGCGGACAAAGATACTAGGGCTTATGGCTGTCAGTTTTTGTATTCTTAAAGTTTCATCCTTTGAAATAATGGCGCTGATTGCTATTATATTTGCAACACTTGTCATTGCATGTCATCTTCCACCAGTTCATTTTGCCAGGTCTGTACGCCCGATGATCCCTTTTTTTTCATTCATATTTCTCATGCAATTCCTGTTCACAGAAGGAACGCCTGTATTTGAATTTGGCCTGCTGACCGGCACTTACGAAGGACTTCTACTTGGCAGCATGCTTGCATTAAGATTTATTTTCCTGATACTCTTTGCCGCTCTGATCACAGCCACGACCTCGCCTGCCGGAATTACTGCAGGTGTTGAAAGGCTTCTCAGACCTCTGCCTTTAAGATACGCAGGAATATCCTCGTACGATCTTGCGATGATGATGTCATTGTCACTTTATTTCGTACCAATGTTGTTTGACAGTTTCAGGGATCTGCGGGATGCGCAATACTCACGCGGTCTGGATGTAAGAAAAGAACCTGTAAAAGCCATCATGTCACTGACCGTTCCACTTGTAAGAATGTCGCTGAGGTCGGTGGATGAAGTTGCTCTTGCAATGGAGGGTCGTTGTTATACTGGTGAAGGACGCGGTTCCTTGCATGTGATGAAATTCACTTTCATTGATTATGTTCTACTTCTTTTCTATTTTGTCCTGTTATTTTTCATATGTATTTAA